In Tachysurus fulvidraco isolate hzauxx_2018 chromosome 5, HZAU_PFXX_2.0, whole genome shotgun sequence, the genomic stretch agacagacagacagacagacacatacacagacagacagacacatacacatacacagacagacagacacatacacagacagacagacagacacatacacagacagacagacacatacacagacagacagacagacagacacatacacagacagacagacacatacacagacagacagacacatacacatacacagacagacagacacatacacagacagacagacagacagacacatacacagacagacagacagacagacagacagacaccttTTAGTTTTTGCTCCAGATACTCCAGCGTGACTCTAATCACCTGAACAATAGCCAGAATGAGAGAACCAAATGCCAGAGAACCTATGTGAtatctgatacacacacacacacacacacacacacacacacacacacacacacacacacacacacaagtaattttaaaagctgaaaaagaaaacaaaaatctgtTGTCAAAGTTTATcaggttttatgttttaatcTGAAAACCgttttaaacagtaataaaagtaataaagtgACGtgatttaatgttatttagtGTAAAGTGATAATGtgagatgaacacacacacacacacacacacacacacacacacacacacacacacacacacacacacacacacacacacacacaaacctgagagCACGGCCAAGTGAGCTGAAGATGGGGAATGCTGGGATATCATCCGGTTTTCTGAGAGCCCAATAGTAGGAGGCAAACGCTCCAGCCAGGGTCACATGACCCAACGCCACCACAAAGTTCACACaccagaagaagaggaagaggttATAGAACTGGAACAGAACCAGGTACCTGTGGTAAAACGTCTCACCTCCGTAAAACGCAAACATACACTCAGCATCCGGACACAGCGAGGAGATGTTCGAGCTGTTAAAtgtctggacacacacacacacacacacacacacacacacacacacacacacacacacacacacacacacacagaggaacataCTGAAAcatctgcattattattatttatcattttatttatttattttacagcttcATTGTGACTGACCTGAGGGTCACATGTCTGCCTGCTGAACTCACACTCGCTGCTGTTAAACACTTTGTACACCACAGAGCTGGACGTCGACAGAAAACTGAAGGAGTTCATCAAGGAACACATCAAGTGATCATTAAACACCGTCTGTGTCTAAAGGTGAGATAAAAATGGAGGACACTTTCGTCTTAGTTAGAAGCTTCACATTCTCACCGCCACCTTCACCaacatctcaggcgtcatcgggcatcgaggcaggatacactctggacggagtgccaacccatcacagggcacacacacactctcattcactcacacacacacacacacacacactacggacaattttccagagatgccaatcaacctaccatgcatgtctttggaccgggggaggaaaccggagtacccggaggaaacccccgaggcacggggagaacatgcaaacttcacacacacaaggtggaggtgggaatcgaaccccaaccctggtggtgtgaggagaacgtgctacaTTTCACACATATTAAGTGtaactataaatagataaaacgTGTTCCATTCTCTTATTTATGCAAAAAATGTGCtgttaggaaaataatcagctccAGGgtgcagcagtagtgtgtgtgtgtgtgtgtgtgtgtgtgtgtgtgtgtgtgtgtaggatacACGGCGGTAATGGCCCAGTACGCAATCACTAGAGCCAGAAGGACAAAGGTTAGCAATGGATAGaacagtgatgacatcacatgacccaccaccctgaaacacacagagacagagttagcttacattgtgtgtgtgtgtgtgtgtatgtatgtgtgtgtgtgtgagtgtgtgtgtgtgagtgtgtgtgagtgtgtgggtgtgtgtgtgagtgtgtgtgtgtttgtgtgtgtgtgtgtgtgtgagtgtgtgtgagtgtatgtgagtgtgtgtgtgtgtgtgtgtgtgtgtgtgagtgtgtgtgtgtgagtgtgtgtgtgtgtgtgtgtgtgagtgtgtgtgtttgtgtgtttgtttgtgttttgtgtgtgtgtgtgtgtgttgtgtgtgtgtgtgtgtttgtgtgtgtgtgtgtgtgtgtgtgtgtgtgtgtgtgtgtgtgtgtgtgtgtgtgtgtgtgtgtgttacctgctggcCTCTTTGATCAAAGCAATGGCGATCTGGATACGTTTTCTGAGGAAGATGAgcaggaggatgatgatgacctCCACAATACACAAGATGatcactgacacaaacacacaaacatcatcaccaccatttGCACCAGCAGTATTATGtagtgaacacagtgaacagaagccaaagcacacacactttttatatgGTGCACTTGTTAGCATTGGGAGACTTCATGCTTTTACAcgacatgtagtgtgtgtgtgtgtgtgtgtgtgtgtgtgtgtgtgtgtgtgtgtgtgtgtgtgtgtgtttcgtgaCATcagggtgagagagtgtgtgagtctcACCAAATGCCAGCCACGTCTGCTGcagctgcagatacactgtGAAGTCCGTCTGCAGCCCCAGATCTGTGATGGACACGTCTGCCCCGGGCTGACCTTTAAACTGCACGTACTGCATATAACAGTAAAatatacctacacacacacacacacacacacacacacacacacacacacacacacacacacacaaatctttactgtatataattatacaaaattaaaatcTTGTGTATAATTAAAGTTGTGTGTAAGTTCCTTACCATATGCAACAACAAGTAGCACCATGCAGATCATCACCCACACCATCACACCCGCTAAGAACCGCAACAACACGATAAACAGCAAACTGAGCACCATCGCTACCACTAAcccactgagagagagagagagagagagagagagagagacagagagagagagagagagagagagagagcgcaagagagagagagagagagagagagagagagagagagagagagagagagcgcaagagagagagagagagagagagagagagagagccgcAAGAGtcgagaaggaggaagagaggagagagagtaagcgtcaaagagagagagagcgcaagaaagagagacagagagagagagagacagagagagagagagagagagagcgcaagagagagagagacagagagagagagagagagagagacagagagagagagagacagagagagagagagacagagagagagagagagagacagagagagagagacagagagagagagagagagacagagagagagagagacagagagagagaggtgagacatTGTATAAAATGGAGGCTCAGTAGATAAATGAAGAATGTTCTCTGGACTGATGAGACTGAGGTTTTTGGTAGCGTCACACTGTGGAGATGCTTTTTATGAGcaggtaaaagtgtgtgtgtgtgtgtgtgtgtgtgtgtgtgtgtgtgtgtgtgtgtgtgtgtgtgtgtgagagactcaCAGCAGGATCCAGTACCAGGACTGAGTGTAATCCTCAAAGATCCTCATGAACACTTGCCGCGTCTCCATCACGATGTTGGACTTCCTGTCCAAACAACAgtaataaatgacattaataAGGGTGGAGTCAGAGAGAGTGTAGCTCTGTATCCATAGCAACCTACTGCACTTTACTACGTTGTTATAAAACACTCTTATGTGATTTGGGACTCAGCCCCAGGATGTCTCTAGTCTCCTTAACTCCACAGGGCTGTACAGATTACCATGACAACGCTACACCTTCAGAGATGTAGAGACATCCCataatgtgttatgtgttattaaTCAGTCGCTCACACAGCAGCATGTTTTCATTTGCCGATCAAACAGAGTCTTTCacagacgcacaaacacactcacttagATGCGTCTAACAGGTCAGTGGTGTTTATATTCGTGTTGTTTTCAGCTGTGAAAGTCGTCTCGTTGCCAATGACAACAACACCTTTTTTCGTCTCCAACGCAGGGAGGCATCGGCGTGTAactgaggacacacacatacataaacacacacacacacacacacacacaaacacacacacacaaacacacacacacacacaaacacacacaaacacacacacacacacacacacacaaacacacacacaaacacacacaaacacacacaaacacacacacacacacacacacacacacacacaca encodes the following:
- the slc44a2 gene encoding choline transporter-like protein 2 isoform X2; the encoded protein is MAEETEPESKYGDSRKFDSNFKGPIQNRSCTDVLCCLLFILALMGYFAVGILAWSQGDPRKVIYPTNSRGQFCGQQGTSLEKKPLLFYFNILKCASPLVLLEFQCPTTQICVDTCPDRFLTLVRAKRNNQDLQYYSQFCKEGVDVTQSAPELLREKACPAIIFPSKPFTRRCLPALETKKGVVVIGNETTFTAENNTNINTTDLLDASKKSNIVMETRQVFMRIFEDYTQSWYWILLGLVVAMVLSLLFIVLLRFLAGVMVWVMICMVLLVVAYGIFYCYMQYVQFKGQPGADVSITDLGLQTDFTVYLQLQQTWLAFVIILCIVEVIIILLLIFLRKRIQIAIALIKEASRVVGHVMSSLFYPLLTFVLLALVIAYWAITAVFLSTSSSVVYKVFNSSECEFSRQTCDPQTFNSSNISSLCPDAECMFAFYGGETFYHRYLVLFQFYNLFLFFWCVNFVVALGHVTLAGAFASYYWALRKPDDIPAFPIFSSLGRALRYHIGSLAFGSLILAIVQVIRVTLEYLEQKLKGAENRFTKFLLSCLKCCFWCLEKFIRFINRNAYIMVAIYGKNFCTSAKDAFFLLMRNIVRVAVLDKVTDFLLFLGKLLIVGIVGIGSFFFFSGKIKAVEEAAPSLNYYWVPILTVVFGTYVIAHGFFSVYAMCVDTLFLCFLEDLERNDGSAQKPYFMNKDLMKTLQKQNSG